GCCCCGGAGAAAGTGAACCAGGAGCCGTATGGTGGAGGCTGGATGCTGAAGCTCAAGATCGACGACCTCGCCGAACTCGACGCCCTGCTCGACGCCGCCGCCTACGCGGCGATCGTCGGCTGAAATATCCCTGGCGGCTGAGTGAAAAGGCGGCAGCACGTAGCGCATCCCGGCCTGCCGTCGAAAACGATGGCGCGAAGCACCGCTGGCGTTTTTCCCTTAAAAATGCCGCGCTTCGCGTGACAGAATAACGACGGCAGGCAGGAATGCGCGTTGAACACCGTTGCCGCGCTACGGCGCGCCGCCGTTCTTAATGAACATCTAGGTGAAAAACTTCAGGATCCGGCGCATGGAGGCGACGAGCACGTCGATTTCCCCGGGGGTGTTGTAAACATAGAAGCTCGCGCGCGTCGTGCTCGGCAGGCCGAGTTTTTTCATCAGCGGCTGGTTGCAATGGTGGCCGCCGCGCAGGGCGATGCCGTCCTGGTCGGCGAAGGTCACGACATCGTGTGCGTGCACGTCCTTGAAGGCAAAGCTCACCGTCCCGCCGCGTTTCGTGGAATCGACCGGGCCGAGGATGCGGATGCCGGGCAACCCGCGCAGCGCCTCGTAGCAAAGGGCGGCGAGGGCGGTGTCGTGCGCGGCGATGGCCGGACGGCCAAGCCCGTCGAGATAATCCATCGCGGCGCGCAGGCCGATGGCGTCGGCGACGTTGGGTGTGCCGGCCTCGAAACGTTCGGGCGACGGCTTCCAGGTGCTGCCGGAATACTCGACCGTGTTGATCATGCCGCCGCCGCCCTGCCAGGGCGGCATGGCGTCGAGGAGCTCGCGCCGGCCGTAGAGCACGCCGATGCCGGTCGGGCCGGCCATCTTGTGGCCGGAGAAGGCGAGAAAATCGCAGCCGAGGGCGCGCACGTCGATGGGCTCATGCCCGATGGATTGCGCGGCGTCGATGAGCGTGAGCGCGCCAACCTTGCGGGCGCGGGCGCAGAGGTCGGCCACGGGATTGATGACGCCGAGGGTGTTCGAGATGTGCGTGAAGGCGAAGAGCTTCACCTCGGGCGTGAGCAGGCGGTCGAGCGCGTCGAGGTCGAGGCCGTGCTCCGCGTTTTCCCCGGAGACAGGCACGTAGCGGAGCGTCGCGCCGGTGCGCTGCGTGATGAGCTGCCAGGGCACGAGGTTGGAGTGGTGCTCCATCTCGGTGATGAGCACGACGTCGCCGGGGCGGAGGTTGGCGGCGCCCCAGCTTTGCGCGACGAGGTTGATGGATTCGGTCGTGCCGCGGGTGAAGACGACCTCGGCGGGGTCGGCGGCGTTGATGAAGGTGGCGGCGCGGGCGCGGGCCGCCTCGTAGCCGTCGGTGGCGCGCATGGAGAGCGCGTGGAGGCCGCGATGCACGTTGCTGTTGTCGTGCTCGTAGTAGCGGGTGAGCGTGTCGATGACGGCGCGGGGCTTGTGCGTGGTCGCGGCGTTGTCGAGATAGACGAGCGGCTTGTTGCCGACTTGTTGGTGAAGGGTGGGAAAATCGAGGCGGATATGGGCGAAGGTGTCGGACATGGTTTGGCGGAAATGGACGAGTTATGATTTACGAATTACGATGGACGATGGACGATTTGGAGCTTCCGCGCCGGCGGAGGCATGGGAACGGTGATTTCCCAATCCTAAATCGTAAATCGTAATTTGTCCTTCATTTGAGCGCGTCGAGCGCGGCGTGCCAGGCGAGGGTGGCGCATTTGATGCGGGCGGGAAAGGCGTGCACGCCGGCAAACGCGGCCATCTCGCAAAATTCTCCGGGAGCGCGGCCGGTTTTCACGATGGCGGCAAACTCCTCGAAGGTCGCGGCGGCCTCGGCGGCGGTTTTTTCCTTGAGCAGCGTGGTCATGAGCGAGGCGGATGCCTGCGAGATGGCGCAGCCGGCGCCCTCGAAGGTGATTTCGGCGATGCGGTCGCCTTCGAGCCGCAGGTAAACCGTGCAGTGGTCGCCGCAAGTCGGGTTGTCGCCGGTGGCGACGCGCGTGGCGTCGGGCAGCTTGCGGCGGTTGCGCGGACGTTTGTTGTGGTCGAGGATGACGGATTGGTAGAGATCGTTGAGTTCGCTCATGAAACGGTCCGCCACTGTTGACGCAAAACGCGGGCATGGCAACCGCGGCATGCGCGGGGTGGGCGCGGAATGCCCGTCACCGGCTTACTTTTCCGGCGGCGCGGCGGGCGCTTCCCTGGCGGCGGCGCGATTGTCGCGCACGATCCGGCGCCCGTCCGAGATGCTGACGTAAACGATCATCGTCAGCAGCAGCAGCATGAAGACGCTTTGGGTGGCGGCGATGAAGCGGGCGGGCAGGGCGCGTCCGCGGAGCTTGGCGATGGTCGCGAAGAGGATGTGTCCGCCATCGAGGACGGGGATCGGCAGCAGGTTGAAAATGGCGAGGCTGATGTTGATCAGGACGATGAAGGACAGCACCGAGACAAAGTCGTATTTCGCGATGACGCGGATTTGGTTCACGATGCCGATCGGTCCGGTCATTTTGTCGAGGCCGATGTCGGAGCGCGGGTTGACGAGGCTGGAGAGGTTGCGCCAGGTGAGCGTGACGATGTTGTTGAATTGCGCCCACGGCGGGATGTGGGCGATGTGGGTGGAGTAGGCGCCGCGCAGCGCCACGCCGAGCCGGTAAACCGGCTCGCCTCCCGCGGCCTCGACGAGCCGGCGCGGCTCAGCCGTGGTCTCGCTTTCCTTGCCGTCGCGCAGGTAGGTGATGCGCAGCGCGGAGCCCTTGTGCAGGGCGATATAGTCCCGGATGAAGCTTTCGTATTGCACCGGCTCGCCGTCGAGATGGGTGATGATGTCGCCTTCAAGCAGGCCGGCCGCGGCCGCGGCGCTGCCGGGCGAGACCTGCGCGACAGTGACTTGCATGGAGGGCTCTATGCCGATGTCGCGAATCTCGTCCGCGGTGACGTAATGGGGATAGACATCCACATCGAAGACGCGGCCGTCGCGTTGCACCGAGAGGGTCGCTTTCGGCTCGCCTTGGGCGCCGCGCCCGGAGCCGAGGGCGATGAGGTAGCTGATGTCGGAGAGCGAGGAAACTTTTTTCCCGTCAACCGCGAGGATGGCGTCGCCGGGTTTGATGCCCGCGACAAATGCCGGGCCGGGCTCGGTCTTGCCGCCGGTGGCCTCGATGATCGGGCGGACCGAGCCGACCCGGTTGGTCTGCTCCTCGACCAGCATGCGCTGGCCGACAACCCACACGATGGTGGCGAGCACGAGGGCAAACAGGACATTGAAGAAGGCCCCCGCCGCCGCGACGATGACCTTCGTGGTGTAGCTGACGGGCGGAAGCTTTTCCACCGCGACCGAGGACTCGCCTTCGATCGCGGCCATGTCTGCGAGTTGCGGCAGGGCGACATAGCCGCCCAGCGGAATCCATGACAGGCGGTATTCGATGCCGTCCCGTCCGCGCCAGCCGAAGATTTTCGGGCCGAAGCCGATGGAAAACCGCTCCACTTTCATCCCCCGGCGGCGGGCGGCGAGAAAATGGCCGAGTTCGTGGACAAAAATCGACGCGCCGAGAAAAAACACGGCAAGCCCGAAAGCCCAGATATTGGAGAGGATGGCTTGGATAAATTGCATGTCGGAATGGAAGGGCAGGGCCGCCCGAAGCGGCGCCCATCGTGTGGAAAGTTATGACTGCGTCGAGGCCGGAGAGTTCAAAGTGGGGGGATATTTATCGGCGACGCAAGTCCGGCGTGCGTAGCGCAGGCATCCTGCCTGCCGTCGAAAAGCTTTCGCGCGAAGCGCGGCATTTGTTAGAAAAAAGTCAACGGCGCTTCGCGCCTTCTGTTTCGATGGCGGGCAGGGATGCCTTATAGGACACTGGCCAAGACCGGCGCAGTTCTATAACGAAGCCGGTCTTGGCCAGTGGTTGGGGGAGGGGCGTCCTGCAGGACGCCCCTCCCCTGTCCGCCGAAAGTCTGATGGGATGCCATGAGCCCTTGAGCTCGCAGCGCAGCGACAGACCCGGCGGGCACCGCTGGCAGCAACTCGAACCGTTGTCTGCGCCCTTGAGCGCGTCTCGATAAGAAGGAGTCCTGCCATGCCAAACCAATATAAACACATCGGCGTTGATCTCGCCAAGTCCAGTTTCGTCGCGGACCTGCCCAAGGGCGTGACGAGCTTCGCGCAGAGCCCTGCGGGCCTGCTGCGTTTCCTCTCGCAGTTGCCCGCCCGCGCGTGGGTCGTCTGCGAGGCCACCGGCGGCTACGAAAGAGCCCTCGCGCGCGCCTGCCATCAGGCCGGCGTGCGCGTGAGCGTGGTCAACCCCAGGCGCGTGCGCCAGTTCGCCAGGTCCCAGGGCATCCTGGCCAAGACCGACCGCATCGACACCGGCCTGCTCAGCCTGTTCGCGCGCAAAACCGAAAAACTGCGCGCCAGCCGCGCGCCCGTCCAAGCCGAGGCGGTGCTGCGCGAACTGCTCCAGGCGCGCGAGGCCCTGGTCGAGGCGCTCAAGCACGAGACCAACCAGGCCGAGCACGCCACCGGCCTGCCCCTGCTCGAAGGCCTGGCCGCCGCGCGCCGCGCCCTGCTGGAGCGGCACATCAAGCAGATCGACGCCGAGATGCAACGCGTGATTGCCGCCGACCGCGACCTGGCGGACCGCGCCGCACGCTGCGCCCAGGTCCAGGGCGTCGGCCCGGTCACCACCGCCGCCGCTCTCGCCCTCATGCCCGAGCTCGCTCGAAAAGGGCCAGGCCGCCGCCCTGCTCGGCGTCGCACCCATCGCCGCCCAAAGCGGCACTTGCGACAAATCCCGCCACATCGAGGGCGGCCGCCACCGCCTGCGCAAAACCGTCTACATAGCCGCACTGAGCGCCGCGCGCCACAACCCCGTTCTCAGCGCCTTCTACCAGCGCCTCCGCGCACGCGGCAAACCCGTCAAAGTCGCTCTCTCCGCCCTCATGCGCAAACTCATCGAACTGCTCAATCTTCTCCTCAAATATCC
This genomic stretch from Termitidicoccus mucosus harbors:
- a CDS encoding cysteine desulfurase, translated to MSDTFAHIRLDFPTLHQQVGNKPLVYLDNAATTHKPRAVIDTLTRYYEHDNSNVHRGLHALSMRATDGYEAARARAATFINAADPAEVVFTRGTTESINLVAQSWGAANLRPGDVVLITEMEHHSNLVPWQLITQRTGATLRYVPVSGENAEHGLDLDALDRLLTPEVKLFAFTHISNTLGVINPVADLCARARKVGALTLIDAAQSIGHEPIDVRALGCDFLAFSGHKMAGPTGIGVLYGRRELLDAMPPWQGGGGMINTVEYSGSTWKPSPERFEAGTPNVADAIGLRAAMDYLDGLGRPAIAAHDTALAALCYEALRGLPGIRILGPVDSTKRGGTVSFAFKDVHAHDVVTFADQDGIALRGGHHCNQPLMKKLGLPSTTRASFYVYNTPGEIDVLVASMRRILKFFT
- the sufU gene encoding Fe-S cluster assembly sulfur transfer protein SufU, translated to MSELNDLYQSVILDHNKRPRNRRKLPDATRVATGDNPTCGDHCTVYLRLEGDRIAEITFEGAGCAISQASASLMTTLLKEKTAAEAAATFEEFAAIVKTGRAPGEFCEMAAFAGVHAFPARIKCATLAWHAALDALK
- the rseP gene encoding RIP metalloprotease RseP, translating into MQFIQAILSNIWAFGLAVFFLGASIFVHELGHFLAARRRGMKVERFSIGFGPKIFGWRGRDGIEYRLSWIPLGGYVALPQLADMAAIEGESSVAVEKLPPVSYTTKVIVAAAGAFFNVLFALVLATIVWVVGQRMLVEEQTNRVGSVRPIIEATGGKTEPGPAFVAGIKPGDAILAVDGKKVSSLSDISYLIALGSGRGAQGEPKATLSVQRDGRVFDVDVYPHYVTADEIRDIGIEPSMQVTVAQVSPGSAAAAAGLLEGDIITHLDGEPVQYESFIRDYIALHKGSALRITYLRDGKESETTAEPRRLVEAAGGEPVYRLGVALRGAYSTHIAHIPPWAQFNNIVTLTWRNLSSLVNPRSDIGLDKMTGPIGIVNQIRVIAKYDFVSVLSFIVLINISLAIFNLLPIPVLDGGHILFATIAKLRGRALPARFIAATQSVFMLLLLTMIVYVSISDGRRIVRDNRAAAREAPAAPPEK
- a CDS encoding IS110 family transposase, coding for MPNQYKHIGVDLAKSSFVADLPKGVTSFAQSPAGLLRFLSQLPARAWVVCEATGGYERALARACHQAGVRVSVVNPRRVRQFARSQGILAKTDRIDTGLLSLFARKTEKLRASRAPVQAEAVLRELLQAREALVEALKHETNQAEHATGLPLLEGLAAARRALLERHIKQIDAEMQRVIAADRDLADRAARCAQVQGVGPVTTAAALALMPELARKGPGRRPARRRTHRRPKRHLRQIPPHRGRPPPPAQNRLHSRTERRAPQPRSQRLLPAPPRTRQTRQSRSLRPHAQTHRTAQSSPQISQLFPCALITVAALRGSACAAMPPHAHSGGFWSSGLRMPMQGRLR